AGTTATCAGACTGCTGACTAACATTAATGCGCGACATTAACCAGCTTCCTCCCCAATAAAGACATTAAATGCAGTCAATGCTGAGACTTAAAGCTATACTGTGTGCTGTCAGCGAGCCTCGTGGGCTGCTCGTTGAGCACGTGTTTCGCCATATTGCGCTCGTTCAGATCTTTACGtttacattaaagaaaaaaaattgctgaCGGATTTTTTTAAACGCACTTTTTAAGCTGTAAAATATTTTAACCGTATTATAAAAACACACTTTATCGACTGAGGCAAGTTAAGAGGTACAAAGACGCGTTTGTTACTCACAGGCATGTCTGCGTGTTTGGACTCTCACCGGAAAAAGACTCGCTGTCCACGTACCGGAAACTGCTGACTGAGTGGGAGGAAGACCtggaggaagaaaaaataaaaatcctcgTCGGTGTTTACGTGAAATTATCCGTTAGATAACATCAAATGAATGCTTGAAAATAACTTAATCGTGTAAATACACCGTGAATACAATTTCCATGTGTTTTTCTGTCGCATTTGATTAAATCTTCTAACTGTATAGCGATTTCCTGACAAAGCAGACGATTATCCTGtaatttaaatacttttttcaaCAATTAGAATTGTTGAAAAAGTAGTTCAGACCCCTCATCATCTACACGTGAAACACTCGAGCTTAAATATTTAAGTGTGTCCGTGTGAGTATGCTCAGTTTAATAATTTTGTCATAAGTCAGGGGAGCCCGGACAGGGCAATCAAATGCCCCAAATCGATAATCTGCACGATTTTTCAAAGTGTAATTCTAAAGAAGTctttaaaaacatgttgtttttttactcaataaaataaattcaatgTAATGATGTCAGCATCCACTAGGAGTGGAAAATAAAGGACAGAAATATAATTTGTTATGTTCCAAAATACTTTACATGTAAAAAGCTTTGTGCCTCTGTGAAACCGGTTTAATCTGCAGGGTTAGATggtaacacacaaacagagataTTAGATAAATAAATCTAAGTTGGCTTTAGTGGTCCGGACAAACAATGACTGGCCTGTATGTGGCCCATGAACTAAAATGACCTCTGGTCTAAAGACATAAACACCTGAGAGAAAGTCAGAGGGGAACTGTTGTTACCTGCAGGTGACACCTAGGGAAAGTTTACAATTTCAGTGTGCTTCTCTTCCTGTAGGTGGTGCAGGTTAGACTGGAGGTACAAAAGCACTGAGCAGAATTAAGAAAGTGTCATTTTAAGTGTATTCTTCTGTCCAGGCCAACTTTCATGCTTGGTAGTCACATTTTAAACGATGACTCTGATATCCAACAGTCTCTTTCTTGCATGGATGTAGAACATTAGTTGTTGTTTGATTACGCTTCATAAACAATGTTATCTTTGTATTGCTTTGTCTTATTAAGGGTGCAAAGTATTCACTTAAAATGTACTCCAAGTAAAGGCCCTGCATTATGTTacttaagtaaaggtttaagtAAAAGTACTCTTCAGTGAGGGAGAATCACATGAATGCAGAAGGACATTTTACCGTTTTTGAATATTTCTTACTTTAGCCTCAATTCCTGATTATTTCCTTTAATAATCAAATGACTGAGAAGGAATCAAAGTTGAGAAATGCTGTTAGAGTTATCCAACAGCATTTCTCAACAAGAAAAACCCCATGATTATAGAttataaattaaattttttttttaaaaggtaacAAATGTCATATTTTAGAAGCTGGGAGCATAACAAGTGCTTGAAAATAATACCCAAACAACGTTTTTGGCAGTCAGCTCATCAATGTACTgacagtgatttaaaatcaaatattttcaaaaacactttgtgtttgtttgcaaaacaaagaaacaaaaaaacaatacagcACTATATAAaaagttttacagtatttttttttattcagttgaTCAGATGTTCATACGGATACAGTGTAGCTATACCATTTATGTGAGCTGTGCATTTATAACTTTACATCATTTATCTACAGATACAAAAGCTGAATAGGCCTATGACCTTCGACTGGTTTGATGTTTTTACAGGAACGAggactttttattgttattattttattccatGGAGGATGTAGAGAAAGAACACGTTGTTTAAACCCACTTTTTCACTTGTAACGGTCCATACACACGTGATTACTGATCAAATGGTGCCACCTAGTGTGCGTGCGGAGTGAGTGCCTGCGGAGTGTGAACCGTTCACTCCCATAAAGCTCTCCCACACGTAGCCGATGTGGGATTGGGGCCGACAGCgagttcccttttttttttttaaagtggtattTTTGCAGACTGGATAAACTTGTTTCCACCCCGGTATGCTTGTAAACGGGATAATAACGACTCTCTAATGGCAGCGGAATGAAACTTTAATACATGAGGGCTGATCTGAAAGAGTCTGTACAACTTTATCCTGCGCAGTCCAAACACAACACGGAGGAGGATCGGAATTTACCGGTGACAAGTCTGAGagtgaaaagaggaaaaagaagtgGATCCACTCGCTACATGGAGCGCCCCTTTTCAGGAGTTTGCTTTTTTTAACTCACAAGGAAAAGAAATCGAGATTTAACGCGTTTGGTGGTGGATGAGAAAGATCTCCGGTAAAGAGACAAACCAAACTTTCCCCGCTCCTGCTTTGAGTTCTGCTTGAAGAACAACTCCGACCATGGCGAAAAAGTATGATTTCCTTTTCAAACTGTTACTCATCGGGGACAGCGGAGTGGGAAAAACCTGTCTGATCATTCGTTTTGCTGAGGACAACTTCAACTCTACGTACATTTCCACCATCGGTACGTTTAATGTTTGAATTACAGTCTGCGACATTCCTGCGCCAGCTTATGATTGGCTTCTGTGAAACTTGGGATATGAGCAAGACAAATGTTTGCTGACATTTCAAGCTCCGTTCTGCCTCTGTTTACTGTGCGAGCTGGTTTCCCGGACTGCTTTCATGTCCCAactagtctgtgctctcttattttccttttctttatttagtctctctctctctctttttcttttctccctgcTGAATGTGTATGCTCTCTCTTCCCTGACCCTCTCCCCCATCTCTCCCTCAGATTTCATTCCTCTCATTTGGCTCACAGAGGGTCCACCCACCCTCATTCCTATCTCTTTTACCATCTCTACGTTCCCAGAAGAATGGCTGGCTTTCTGGCATGCACAGTTTTGCACAGTCAACCCCCTCTTCTGCCCCGcactgtctctgtgtctgtcagcTTGTCCATccagcagaaaaaacaaaaacacaaaaacacagcagtctGTAGCAGTTTGCAGGTCTGTATGTCTGATCTTTATGTCTGCTTGTGGATGGTAATTCCCTGGGGGGTAGGTGGGCGGGTGTTCAGTGTCGCCACCTGAGTGAGAGTGACTCATATCAACTGCAATGTGTGAGTTTTTGTCTCCAATAGGGGTATTTAATCCAGTCTTtgcccccacccacccccctcTTGTTATCTCCCAGGAATCGactttaaagtaaaaaccaTCGAAGTGGATGGAAAGAAAGTGAAACTGCAAGTCTGGTAAGAAGTGGCATGTGGTTGTTTGTCTGCAAACGGTTTGTGATATGGTGAGGCAGATAAACCCTGATTTGTTGAGTTATCTTTCTCTGCCCTCTGACTGCCTCCGGCTCGTTTTCCTGAGAGGAAGGAGGAACCTCCCTCTTCTTGTCCAAATCAGGATTTTATGACAGGGTTCATGTCCAAGTCCATCACACATGGCCACCACAGAGAGCTACTCCATGTCATTTAAGGGTGCTGCTAGAGAATATATAGCAGCGTCAAATACCAGCACAGGCAAAAACAcgtttatttttttggttttgttcagTCAGATTTGGCCTGTTTTGATTCCTTCTTCCAGATCAATGTAAAGgaagtatttaaaatacaaacttAAATGTGTTTAATCTTGCTATAAATTCCTCTTAATGCATGCACTTAATCTGTCTACAATTACAGCAAAGAAATATATGGATTTTTACAAAACAGTTTCTCAAAatgattttttcccctcattttaGAGCCTAATCTCTCCTTTTCAGTTGCATCTACAGACATCAATCATTACTGAGCGATTCTCTCTATtctgctctttttcttcttttttaaagagaGGTTTGCTCATATATAATTCAGAATCAAATTTATAgaagtttttttctgaatacatggtgaaaataaactttttatgACTGTTGACAGATCTTTTTGATTTATGGAGTACAGAAAATGAGAGATCCAAAATCCCCTCTATAAAAGCCATTGGCTCTGGGATGCCAGCAAAATACAAACAAGAACTTTGATCCTTGCTTCATCGAATGTTTACATTTCTCACCTGTAAAAGTTTGCAAAAGAGTTTAAATTTATACATTTTGATGTTAACACATAGTTTCAGAAAACCTGTGATGCAAAAAAATATTCTTAGTGGAAGTATTTTAGTGGGAAAGTATCTGTTAGTGCAAACTTACCCTGTAGCTTGTAGCCTGTAGCGTCTCACCTCAAATGCATCTTTCTGCATTCTGCTATACTCCAGGTTTTTTATATGATAGAAGTATTCTAAAGACCTTGCAGCATCTTTTTgattctgagtgtgtgtgctttttgtaGGGACACAGCAGGGCAGGAGAGATTCAAGACCATTACAACAGCCTACTACAGAGGAGCCATGGTGAGCGCAGTATGCCTCCAGGACAATCAGGCCTGGATAATCAGGCTGACATCACTGCCTCTTTGTGCTCAGTCTGCACCTTTGACTGACTCCTTAAatcctctctctcctgtctgtTCTCTGTTCGTCAGGGCATCATCCTGGTGTACGACATCACTGACGAGAAGTCCTTTGAAAACATTCAAAACTGGATGAAGAGCATCAAAGAAGTAAGGCGGTTTTCTATTAGCCCTTACAAAGATAACTAGGAAAGACCGAAACCGCAAAGCTAATGAGTTTATCTGGTCAGTTCATTTAAATCAAAGAagcaaaaatgtttcttttaaccTGCATATTCTACTCAGGAGACAGTCATCTCTACGCCATTATGTATGGGGATTGTCCTCAGGATAACCTTCCTTGTTCATAAACCAGCATAAAACTATCCAGCACGGCCTCTTGTACTCACTTTGTTAATGATGTTTTTCAACCAAAGTAAAACTTTTAGTTGATTAAGGCCTGAAGAGGTTTTCTACTCACCTGTCGGCTAGGTGTCACGCTGTGTGTGAGACCTCAGATAGATGTACAACTTTCTAAAGAACTGGCTAGCTGCTAGGAGCCAAGCTAA
This sequence is a window from Oreochromis aureus strain Israel breed Guangdong linkage group 11, ZZ_aureus, whole genome shotgun sequence. Protein-coding genes within it:
- the rab13 gene encoding ras-related protein Rab-13 is translated as MAKKYDFLFKLLLIGDSGVGKTCLIIRFAEDNFNSTYISTIGIDFKVKTIEVDGKKVKLQVWDTAGQERFKTITTAYYRGAMGIILVYDITDEKSFENIQNWMKSIKENASAGVSRMLLGNKCDIEAKRKVSKETGEKLAKDHGIRFFETSAKSSINVEESFLALARDILKQSSKKPGPGGQQVKITSSTEKKSSKCVLL